The Ahaetulla prasina isolate Xishuangbanna chromosome 3, ASM2864084v1, whole genome shotgun sequence genome window below encodes:
- the TMEM9 gene encoding proton-transporting V-type ATPase complex assembly regulator TMEM9, producing MKSVSLAAIFWCILIPSFETSKTFEDIRCKCVCPPYRNITGQIYKNNVSQKDCNCLHIVDPMPVPGHDVEAYCLLCECKYEERSTTTIKIIIIIYLSVIGALLLYMVFLMVVDPFIRKPDAYTQPLHNEEESEEPCSLTAIRPSASARTNTVLERVEGAQERWKRQVQEQRKTVFDRHKMLS from the exons ATGAAATCGGTGTCACTTGCAGCCATTTTTTGGTGTATCCTAATACCATCATTTGAGACCAGCAAG ACATTTGAAGACATCCGCTGCAAGTGTGTCTGCCCACCATATCGGAATATAACAGGACAGATTTACAAGAACAATGTATCGCAGAAAGATTG TAACTGCTTGCATATAGTGGACCCTATGCCAGTGCCAGGACATGATGTTGAGGCATATTGCCTGTTGTGTGAGTGCAAGTATGAAGAACGAAGCACCACGACCATCAAG attatcatcatcatttatcTCTCGGTGATTGGAGCTCTTCTACTCTACATGGTCTTTTTAATGGTAGTTGACCCTTTTATTCGCAAACCAGATGCCTATACTCAGCCCCTGCACAATGAAGAAGAGTCAGAG GAACCTTGTTCCTTGACAGCCATACGTCCTTCAGCCAGTGCCAGAACAAATACAGTGCTGGAGAGAGTGGAAGGAGCCCAGGAAAGGTGGAAGCGTCAGGTGCAGGAACAGCGGAAGACTGTGTTTGATCGGCACAAGATGCTAAGCTAG